Proteins encoded by one window of Paroedura picta isolate Pp20150507F chromosome 9, Ppicta_v3.0, whole genome shotgun sequence:
- the RALBP1 gene encoding ralA-binding protein 1 has protein sequence MTECFLPPTSSPSEHRRVEHSGSLARTPSSEEISPTKFPGLYRTGEPSPPHDTLHEPPDIVSDDEKDHGKKKGKFKKKEKRTEGYAAFQEDSSGDEAESPSKLKRSKGIHVFKKPSFSKKKEKDFKIKEKPKDEKHKEDKHKEEKHKDKKSKDLTAADVVKQWKEKKKKKKPNQEAEIPQVDVPRYRPVFGITLADAAERTMLYDGIRLPAVFRECIDYVEKYGMKCEGIYRVSGIKSKVDELKAAYDREESPNLEEYEPNTVASLLKQYLRELPENLLTKELMPRFEDACGKSTEAEKLQECQRLLKELPEYNRLMISWLVVHMDHVIAKELETKMNIQNISIVLSPTVQISNRVLYVFFTHVQEFFGNVTLKPVTKPLRWSNMATMPALPETPESIKEEIRRQEFLLNCLHRDLQVGIKDLSKEERLWEVQRILTALKRKLREAKRQECETKIAREIASLSKEDVSKEEMNENEEVINILLAQENEILTEQEELLAMEQFLRRQIASEKEEIDRLRAEIAEIQSRQHGRSETEEYSSESESESEDEEELQIILEDLQRQNEELEIKNNHLNQAIHEEREAIIELRVQLRLLQMQRAKSEQQVQEEEEFEKRGSTLQQPLPRDSAPPETKAAKEQPKATKEPVKPSPSKDRKETPI, from the exons ATGACGGAGTGCTTCCTGCCTCCCACCAGCAGCCCCAGTGAGCACCGCAGGGTGGAACATAGTGGGAGTCTTGCCCGAACCCCAAGCTCTGAAGAAATCAGCCCAACAAAATTCCCAGGCTTATATCGAACTGGTGAACCTTCTCCACCTCATGACACCCTGCACGAACCTCCAGATATTGTATCTGATGATGAAAAGGAtcatggaaagaaaaaaggaaaatttaagaagaaagagaaaagaa CGGAAGGTTATGCAGCCTTTCAGGAGGACAGTTCTGGAGATGAAGCTGAAAGTCCATCCAAGTTAAAGCGCTCCAAGGGGATCCATGTCTTCAAGAAACCAAGCTTctccaaaaagaaggaaaaggatttTAAGATAAAAGAAAAACCCAAAGATGAAAAGCACAAGGAAGACAAGCACAAGGAGGAGAAGCATAAAGATAAAAAATCAAAAGACTTAACAGCTGCAGATGTTGTCAAAcagtggaaagagaaaaagaaaaagaaaaaaccaaaTCAAGAGGCAGAGATACCCCAGGTGGATGTTCCCAGATATCGACCAGTGTTTGGCATCACTTTGGCAGATGCAGCAGAAAGGACCATGTTATATGATGGCATCCGCCTGCCTGCAGTTTTCCGGGAATGTATAGATTATGTAGAGAAATACGGCATGAAATGTGAAGGCATCTACAGAGTTTCAG GAATTAAATCAAAAGTGGATGAGCTAAAAGCAGCCTATGATCGAGAAGAATCTCCAAACTTAGAGGAGTATGAACCCAACACTGTAGCCAGCCTGTTGAAGCAGTACCTGCGAGAATTGCCTGAAAATTTGCTTACCAAAGAGCTGATGCCGCGCTTTGAAGATGCCTGTGGGAAGAGCACGGAGGCTGAGAAACTGCAAGAGTGCCAGCGCCTCCTGAAAGAGCTGCCAGAGTATAACCGCTTAATGATTTCCTGGTTGGTTGTGCACATGGACCATGTCATTGCAAAGGAGCTGGAAACAAAAATGAACATCCAAAACATTTCCATAGTACTCAGCCCTACTGTTCAG ATCAGCAACCGCGTCCTGTATGTTTTTTTTACTCACGTTCAAGAGTTCTTTGGAAATGTGACTTTGAAGCCAGTGACAAAGCCTCTTCGTTGGTCTAATATGGCAACAATGCCAGCATtgccagaaaccccagaaagcaTCAAAGAAGAAATTAGACGCCAG GAGTTCCTTTTGAACTGTTTACACCGAGACCTACAAGTGGGGATCAAAGATTTATCCAAAGAGGAGAGGTTATGGGAGGTGCAAAGAATTTTGACTGCTCTCAAAAGGAAGTTAAGGGAAGCTAAGAGACAA GAGTGTGAGACAAAGATTGCCCGGGAGATTGCCAGCCTTTCAAAGGAGGATGTGTCCAAAGAGGAAATGAATGAGAATGAAGAAGTTATTAATATTCTACTTGCTCAG GAGAATGAGATTTTGACAGAACAGGAGGAATTACTGGCAATGGAGCAGTTTTTACGCAGGCAAATAGCGTCTGAAAAGGAGGAGATAGATCGCCTCAGAGCGGAAATAGCAGAAATTCAAAG CCGCCAGCATGGTCGAAGCGAAACCGAGGAATATTCTTCTGAAAGTGAGAGTGAGAGTGAAGATGAGGAAGAGCTACAAATAATATTGGAAGATTTGCAAAGACAGAATGAAGAGCTAGAG ATTAAGAACAACCATCTGAACCAAGCAATTCATGAGGAGCGGGAAGCCATCATTGAGTTGCGAGTGCAGCTTCGGCTTTTGCAGATGCAGCGAGCAAAATCAGAGCAGCAggtgcaggaagaagaagagtttgagaAGCGGGGAAGCACATTACAGCAGCCACTGCCAAGAGACTCTGCCCCCCCAGAGACGAAAGCTGCAAAAGAACAGCCAAAGGCAACCAAGGAGCCAGTGAAGCCATCGCCAAGCAAAGACAGAAAGGAAACACCAATTTAA